One genomic segment of Clostridium saccharoperbutylacetonicum N1-4(HMT) includes these proteins:
- a CDS encoding four-carbon acid sugar kinase family protein, with product MKPIRLAVIADDITGASDCGGQLIHYGLNVSVILNNNSIIEGDREAIIYNTDSRSVSQEEAYTKVKYICEKIKGEKYDIVYKKIDSTMRGNIGQEVNAVYDVFKPDFVLIAPGYPENGRQIIDGIHFLNNIQLHETEVANDPKTPVTDSNITRLIQKQSNKDVGHISCGDLHEGFEKVATLLEEFKKNNICYITVDSIQGSDLESLAEYICKARCSAIWVGSAGLMNYLPKVYGLKQKGMDLSIKPAEKPVLLVVGSVSAIGRVQLEHLLNVKDVIGLEMNSSEVLLDNEVKEKEINRLKEEAKKAFNENKNIALFSSNNVKEIQAIGAKIGKTPIELSNIIADTLGELAVELINALDINHLFLTGGDTAYQVLDKLDVKELRLMDEVEPGIPIGYTKTNKEIYAITKAGNFGSKLAMVNALNKLKGGTI from the coding sequence ATGAAACCAATAAGATTAGCAGTTATTGCAGATGATATAACAGGTGCAAGTGATTGTGGTGGTCAGCTTATTCATTATGGTTTAAATGTTTCGGTTATTTTAAACAATAATTCAATTATAGAAGGAGACAGAGAGGCTATTATTTATAATACAGATAGCCGATCTGTATCTCAAGAAGAAGCTTATACCAAAGTTAAATATATTTGTGAAAAAATAAAAGGCGAAAAATACGATATAGTTTATAAAAAAATTGATTCTACCATGAGGGGAAATATAGGTCAGGAGGTTAACGCAGTATATGATGTTTTTAAACCGGATTTTGTATTGATAGCTCCTGGTTATCCTGAAAATGGACGTCAGATAATTGATGGCATACATTTTTTAAACAACATACAATTGCATGAAACAGAGGTGGCAAATGATCCTAAAACACCTGTGACAGATTCCAATATAACAAGACTTATACAAAAGCAGTCTAATAAAGATGTTGGGCATATTTCTTGCGGGGATTTACATGAAGGTTTTGAAAAGGTTGCCACTTTACTAGAAGAATTTAAAAAAAATAATATTTGTTATATTACAGTAGATTCAATTCAAGGTTCTGATTTAGAAAGTTTAGCTGAATATATCTGTAAGGCTAGATGTTCTGCTATTTGGGTAGGGTCTGCAGGACTTATGAATTATTTGCCAAAGGTTTATGGCTTAAAGCAAAAAGGCATGGATTTATCAATAAAACCAGCAGAAAAGCCAGTTTTATTAGTAGTAGGAAGTGTAAGTGCAATAGGTAGAGTTCAGTTAGAACATTTATTAAACGTAAAAGATGTAATTGGTCTTGAAATGAACTCTTCGGAAGTCCTATTAGATAATGAAGTTAAAGAAAAAGAAATAAATAGGCTTAAAGAGGAAGCAAAAAAAGCTTTCAATGAAAATAAGAATATTGCTCTTTTCTCTTCAAACAATGTTAAAGAAATACAAGCTATAGGAGCAAAAATTGGTAAAACTCCTATAGAACTAAGTAATATTATTGCTGATACCTTAGGTGAATTAGCAGTAGAGTTAATAAATGCTTTAGATATAAATCATCTTTTTCTTACAGGAGGAGATACTGCATATCAAGTTTTAGACAAATTAGATGTAAAAGAACTTCGTCTAATGGATGAAGTAGAACCTGGTATTCCAATTGGATACACAAAAACTAACAAAGAAATTTATGCTATTACAAAGGCTGGAAACTTTGGAAGTAAGCTAGCTATGGTAAATGCATTAAATAAACTTAAAGGAGGCACAATATGA
- a CDS encoding iron-containing alcohol dehydrogenase, with amino-acid sequence MLDKYNLKMPHAVYSGENSLENIKTILLENKVNKLAVFTDKGIENAGLLDYPMNFVNETGVDVIILDELPAEPTYSEVQKLVDQFKESKADFIMAVGGGSVIDTAKLASILVTDEYGVYELLDQPKLAKKCIKTLVIPTTAGTGAEATPNAIVAVPERELKIGIVNEEMISDYVILDAIMIKKLPRKIAAATGVDALAHAIECFTGNKANTFSDLFALEALDIILNNIIPACDDAEAMDAKNKMQIASFYAGVAITASGTTAVHALSYPLGGKYHIAHGVSNAILLAPVMRFNESVCREKFAIAYDRCVHGEKACTSMEEKSEFIIKQLEHIVKHLDIPTSLSTFGVPASDLDVLVKAGMEVTRLLDNNMRKLTPEDAREIYKKIL; translated from the coding sequence ATGCTTGATAAGTATAATTTGAAAATGCCACATGCAGTATATAGCGGTGAAAATTCATTGGAAAACATAAAAACAATTCTTTTGGAAAATAAAGTTAATAAATTAGCTGTTTTTACAGATAAGGGAATTGAAAATGCAGGTTTACTAGATTATCCTATGAATTTTGTAAATGAAACGGGAGTTGATGTAATTATACTTGATGAATTACCAGCTGAACCTACATATAGTGAAGTACAAAAGCTTGTAGATCAATTTAAAGAAAGCAAGGCTGATTTCATCATGGCAGTAGGTGGAGGAAGTGTTATAGACACTGCAAAGCTTGCCAGCATACTTGTAACAGATGAGTATGGAGTTTACGAATTATTGGATCAACCTAAATTAGCTAAAAAGTGCATAAAGACTTTAGTGATACCTACAACAGCTGGAACAGGAGCTGAAGCTACACCTAATGCAATTGTAGCAGTTCCAGAAAGAGAATTAAAGATAGGTATAGTAAATGAAGAAATGATTTCGGATTATGTTATCTTAGATGCAATAATGATTAAAAAGTTACCTAGAAAAATCGCAGCTGCTACAGGGGTAGATGCATTAGCTCATGCTATTGAGTGTTTTACTGGTAATAAGGCAAATACTTTTAGTGATCTTTTTGCTCTTGAAGCCTTAGATATAATTCTTAACAATATTATTCCAGCCTGCGATGATGCTGAAGCTATGGACGCTAAAAATAAAATGCAAATTGCAAGTTTTTACGCAGGAGTTGCAATAACTGCTTCAGGAACAACAGCTGTACATGCTTTGAGTTACCCTCTTGGTGGTAAATATCATATTGCTCACGGTGTTTCTAATGCAATTCTTTTAGCACCTGTTATGAGATTTAATGAATCAGTATGTCGTGAAAAATTTGCTATAGCATATGACAGATGTGTTCATGGAGAAAAAGCTTGCACTTCTATGGAAGAAAAAAGTGAATTTATCATTAAACAGCTTGAACACATTGTAAAACATTTGGACATTCCAACAAGTTTATCTACTTTTGGAGTACCAGCATCTGATTTAGATGTGTTAGTTAAAGCTGGAATGGAAGTTACAAGACTTTTAGACAATAACATGCGTAAGCTTACACCAGAAGATGCTCGTGAAATATATAAGAAAATTCTTTAA
- the dapA gene encoding 4-hydroxy-tetrahydrodipicolinate synthase has protein sequence MEFKGIFPAMLTPLDKDQKVNEKVLREMTNYFIEAGVHGLFALGTNGEFHLFSEEEKLNIAKIIIDEAKGRVPVMIGTGGNGTAEVIELSKKMEALGADALSVITPYFVTPSQEDLAAHYEKIAEAVSIPVLLYNIPGKTGMTIEPEIVARLAKVKNIAGIKDSSGKFENIEQYINVTKDEEFSVLAGTDSLILKTLMAGGVGAIAATANMLPKTVVAIYNNWLNGNIDEAQKAQEALQPLRDTFPLSSIPASLKKAVEISGIPVGAPRLPIAELSGEALEKVKAMVQYYKEKSEI, from the coding sequence ATGGAATTTAAAGGTATATTTCCAGCAATGTTAACACCATTAGATAAAGATCAAAAGGTGAATGAAAAAGTATTACGTGAAATGACAAACTATTTTATTGAAGCAGGAGTTCATGGTCTTTTCGCATTAGGAACAAATGGAGAGTTTCATTTATTCAGCGAAGAAGAAAAGTTAAATATAGCTAAGATAATCATTGATGAAGCTAAAGGAAGAGTTCCAGTTATGATTGGAACAGGTGGAAATGGAACTGCAGAAGTAATTGAATTATCTAAAAAGATGGAAGCACTTGGTGCAGATGCACTTTCAGTTATAACACCATATTTTGTTACACCATCTCAAGAAGATCTTGCTGCTCATTATGAAAAGATAGCAGAAGCAGTATCTATACCAGTACTTTTATATAACATCCCAGGAAAAACTGGAATGACAATAGAACCAGAAATAGTTGCAAGATTAGCAAAGGTTAAAAATATCGCTGGTATAAAAGATAGTAGCGGTAAATTTGAAAATATAGAGCAATACATTAATGTGACTAAGGATGAAGAATTTTCAGTACTTGCAGGTACAGATTCATTAATCTTAAAAACTTTAATGGCAGGTGGAGTAGGAGCAATTGCTGCCACAGCAAATATGTTACCAAAAACAGTTGTAGCAATTTATAACAACTGGCTAAATGGAAATATAGATGAAGCTCAAAAAGCTCAAGAAGCTTTACAACCACTTAGAGATACTTTCCCGCTATCATCAATTCCAGCATCATTAAAGAAAGCAGTTGAAATTAGTGGAATTCCAGTAGGAGCTCCAAGACTTCCAATAGCTGAATTATCAGGTGAAGCTCTTGAAAAAGTTAAGGCAATGGTTCAATACTATAAAGAAAAATCAGAAATATAA